A DNA window from Roseovarius sp. Pro17 contains the following coding sequences:
- a CDS encoding amino acid synthesis family protein codes for MPAEIRKTLLHVETTLIEGGKAAPTPLKLIAAMAVIRNPWAGLGFVEDLSPEIRDCAPGLGALLTEMVLDAAGGGDKVEGYGKSAIVGLNGEVEHASALIHTLHFGNHYRNAVGAKSYLSFCNTRGPANAPLMIPLMDKNDGGRRSHYLTIQTSVADAPAADEILIALGASIGGRPHHRIGDRYQDLKELGHDADNPAAV; via the coding sequence GTGCCTGCCGAAATCAGAAAAACCCTGCTGCACGTCGAAACGACCCTTATCGAGGGCGGCAAGGCCGCACCGACGCCTCTCAAATTGATTGCCGCGATGGCCGTGATCCGGAACCCATGGGCCGGTCTGGGATTTGTCGAAGACCTGTCGCCGGAAATTCGCGATTGCGCACCGGGGCTGGGTGCCTTGCTGACCGAAATGGTGCTGGATGCCGCAGGCGGCGGTGACAAGGTCGAAGGGTATGGAAAATCGGCCATCGTGGGCCTGAATGGCGAGGTGGAACATGCGTCCGCCCTGATCCACACGCTTCATTTCGGCAATCATTATCGCAATGCTGTCGGGGCCAAATCCTACCTGTCGTTCTGCAACACGCGCGGCCCGGCCAATGCGCCGCTGATGATCCCGCTAATGGACAAGAACGATGGTGGCAGGCGGTCGCATTACCTGACGATCCAAACCTCGGTCGCCGATGCGCCTGCCGCGGACGAGATCCTGATTGCGCTGGGCGCGTCGATCGGGGGCCGTCCGCATCACCGGATTGGCGATCGCTACCAAGACCTCAAGGAACTGGGCCATGACGCTGACAATCCTGCGGCTGTCTGA